In one Chitinophaga sancti genomic region, the following are encoded:
- a CDS encoding nitrous oxide reductase accessory protein NosL — protein sequence MQRKLSTRFRAVIFMLSLAMVAVLYFPIWKIELAAPQYPEGLTLKIAANGLRGDVDIVNGLNHYIGMQTLHTEDFIEFKVLPFIIGGLALLGFVVAVMNNRKLYYAWVALFLLVAIVSMVDFYRWEYNYGHNLNPEAPIRVPGMAYQPPLLGYKQLLNFGAYSIPDIGGWIFIGVGAALVLLSFKFKKGFFLIGGLMLGLQSCSSGPAPIKYGQDACDFCKMGFSDKRFGAEIVTKKGKVFKYDDVHCLLAAVKAGGQEIGGIYLLDFTDGQWIKAEESRLLHSTSFHSPMGSDIAAFADSVKMKSFNGESLTWKELYR from the coding sequence ATGCAAAGAAAATTGTCAACCCGCTTTAGGGCAGTCATTTTCATGCTTTCATTGGCGATGGTGGCAGTGCTCTATTTTCCGATATGGAAAATAGAGCTGGCCGCCCCCCAATACCCGGAAGGCCTTACGTTGAAAATTGCTGCTAATGGATTACGCGGGGATGTGGATATCGTGAATGGACTAAACCATTACATAGGTATGCAAACATTGCATACAGAAGATTTCATTGAGTTCAAGGTGTTACCCTTTATCATCGGCGGACTGGCGCTGCTGGGTTTTGTGGTAGCGGTGATGAATAACAGGAAACTGTATTATGCCTGGGTTGCCTTATTCCTGCTGGTAGCCATTGTATCGATGGTGGACTTTTACAGGTGGGAATATAACTACGGGCACAACCTGAACCCGGAAGCACCGATCAGGGTACCGGGTATGGCGTATCAGCCACCATTGCTGGGTTATAAGCAATTGTTGAATTTCGGGGCTTATTCAATTCCTGACATAGGTGGATGGATCTTTATTGGTGTAGGGGCGGCCCTGGTATTGCTATCTTTTAAGTTTAAGAAAGGGTTTTTTCTGATAGGCGGTTTGATGCTAGGCTTACAGAGTTGTAGCAGCGGACCGGCTCCTATTAAATACGGACAGGATGCCTGTGATTTCTGTAAAATGGGTTTTTCAGATAAAAGATTTGGTGCAGAGATCGTAACAAAGAAGGGGAAAGTATTTAAGTATGATGATGTGCATTGTTTGCTGGCGGCAGTAAAAGCTGGCGGACAAGAGATCGGTGGGATCTATCTGCTGGACTTTACAGATGGACAGTGGATCAAAGCGGAAGAGAGCAGGTTATTGCATAGCACTTCATTCCATTCTCCAATGGGTAGTGACATCGCAGCTTTTGCAGACAGTGTGAAAATGAAGTCGTTTAACGGAGAATCACTCACATGGAAAGAGCTATATCGATAA
- a CDS encoding nitrous oxide reductase family maturation protein NosD: MERAISIILMWLLPLQAWAGVWTVKSSVKATLQQAKAGDTVIVPAGVYYEKGLVIDKAIYLKGVGKPVLDGESKYEVVLILSNHVTLEGFVIRHSGFSDWKDLAGIKLGNVRHVTIKNNVLEETFFGIYCQQSDSCVITGNTLKSNANQRVQSGNGIHCWHCDGMQLIGNTVTQHRDGIYFEFVTNSLIKGNHSFKNVRYGLHFMFSHNDHYEDNVFDHNEAGVSVMFSHGVDMKRNRFAGNQGGGAYGILLKEITDSRMEQSHFEDNTVGIYMEGTTRVQVSENVFKTNGWAMKVQASCAENKITHNNFFGNTFDVATNGSLVLNHFDNNYWDKYEGYDLNRDGKGDVPYHPVSLYAMVADKNPAVMMLFHSFMVSLLDRTEKVMPGITPVNLVDRAPFMKPLTL, translated from the coding sequence ATGGAAAGAGCTATATCGATAATATTAATGTGGCTGTTGCCGCTGCAGGCATGGGCAGGTGTATGGACTGTAAAAAGTTCAGTGAAGGCGACCTTGCAGCAGGCAAAAGCAGGTGATACAGTCATAGTACCCGCCGGTGTGTATTATGAAAAAGGCCTGGTAATTGACAAAGCCATTTATCTGAAAGGTGTGGGCAAACCAGTGCTGGATGGAGAGAGCAAGTATGAGGTGGTATTGATTTTATCCAACCATGTTACACTGGAAGGATTTGTGATCAGGCATTCAGGCTTTTCTGACTGGAAGGATCTGGCGGGTATTAAATTGGGGAATGTACGACATGTGACGATCAAAAACAATGTGCTGGAAGAAACCTTTTTTGGTATCTATTGCCAGCAGTCTGATAGCTGTGTGATAACCGGTAATACACTAAAATCCAACGCAAACCAGCGTGTACAGTCAGGCAATGGCATTCACTGTTGGCATTGCGATGGGATGCAGCTGATCGGTAATACAGTAACGCAGCACAGGGATGGGATCTACTTTGAATTTGTAACGAATTCACTGATCAAAGGGAATCATAGTTTTAAGAATGTACGCTATGGCTTGCACTTTATGTTTTCGCACAATGACCACTATGAAGACAATGTGTTTGATCATAATGAAGCAGGTGTATCCGTGATGTTTTCACATGGTGTGGATATGAAGCGGAACAGGTTTGCAGGTAATCAGGGTGGTGGTGCGTATGGAATTTTGCTGAAGGAGATTACAGACAGCAGGATGGAACAGAGCCACTTTGAAGACAATACCGTGGGTATTTATATGGAAGGCACTACAAGAGTGCAGGTATCGGAAAATGTATTCAAAACAAATGGTTGGGCGATGAAGGTACAGGCAAGTTGCGCTGAAAACAAGATCACGCACAACAATTTCTTTGGTAACACATTTGACGTAGCGACCAATGGCTCACTGGTATTGAACCATTTTGACAACAACTACTGGGATAAATATGAGGGCTATGACCTGAACAGGGATGGAAAGGGAGACGTGCCATATCACCCGGTGAGCTTATATGCAATGGTAGCAGATAAGAACCCGGCTGTGATGATGTTATTCCACAGTTTTATGGTAAGTCTGCTGGACCGTACAGAAAAAGTAATGCCGGGTATCACACCTGTGAACCTGGTGGATCGTGCACCTTTTATGAAACCCCTTACGCTATGA
- a CDS encoding ABC transporter ATP-binding protein, which translates to MIRFTNIYKRFGRLQALDNINLSFSASKSVALIGPNGSGKTTLIKSLLGMVVPDKGDIVFKDASILGSCDYRANIGYMPQISSYPENMTISQVMEMMKDIRQYTQLDEDLVQAFKLPQLANKPMRTLSGGTRQKVSACLAFLFNPEVLVLDEPTAGLDPVASGILQDKILQETRNGKLVLITSHILSELDDLVDEVAYLQDGKLQFHKQVVELQAKTGEQKLVRAMAHVMENGGL; encoded by the coding sequence ATGATTCGTTTTACAAATATATATAAACGATTTGGCCGGCTGCAGGCGCTGGACAATATCAACCTGTCGTTTTCGGCAAGTAAAAGTGTGGCTTTGATAGGACCTAACGGTAGCGGGAAAACGACTCTGATTAAAAGCCTGCTGGGAATGGTAGTACCTGATAAAGGAGATATTGTTTTCAAAGACGCCTCTATCCTGGGAAGCTGTGACTACAGGGCAAATATTGGTTATATGCCGCAGATCAGTAGTTATCCGGAGAACATGACCATCTCCCAGGTGATGGAAATGATGAAGGATATACGGCAGTATACCCAGCTTGATGAAGACCTGGTACAGGCATTTAAATTGCCCCAGCTGGCCAATAAACCGATGCGGACATTATCCGGTGGTACGAGGCAGAAAGTAAGTGCATGTCTGGCATTTTTATTCAATCCTGAAGTGCTTGTACTGGATGAGCCTACAGCGGGCCTGGATCCGGTCGCATCAGGGATTTTGCAGGACAAGATCCTGCAGGAAACAAGGAACGGGAAGCTGGTACTGATCACTTCACACATCCTGTCAGAACTGGATGACCTGGTAGATGAGGTAGCATACCTGCAGGATGGAAAGCTACAGTTTCATAAACAGGTGGTAGAGTTGCAGGCAAAAACAGGAGAGCAAAAGTTAGTACGCGCAATGGCTCATGTCATGGAAAATGGAGGACTATGA
- a CDS encoding ABC-2 transporter permease yields MKKIIKYVVLDILRNRILVSYTVLLLVVSMLLLCLTDNGTKALLSLLNIVLIVLPLVSIIFSTIYYYNASAFIELLVCQPLRRTKILLSVYIGLALSLLIAFCIGVGLPLLIFDGSMTAVLLILVGMALSVIFSALAILGSVMMRDKARGIGVAILSWFYFSLLYDGLVLFLLFQFSDYPLEKPAVVMGALNPIDLGRIIVLLRLDSSAMMGYTGAVFASFFGSVGGMLTGFVLLLLWMGWPLCWALRRFNRKDL; encoded by the coding sequence ATGAAGAAGATTATTAAATACGTAGTGCTGGATATATTACGCAACAGGATATTGGTAAGTTATACGGTATTGTTGCTGGTCGTATCAATGTTGTTGCTGTGCCTGACTGACAATGGAACAAAAGCCTTACTGAGTTTATTGAATATCGTGCTGATTGTATTGCCACTGGTGAGTATTATCTTTTCAACGATCTATTATTATAATGCATCTGCATTTATAGAATTGCTGGTATGCCAGCCTTTGCGGAGAACGAAGATCCTGCTGAGTGTGTATATCGGTTTAGCCCTGTCATTGCTGATTGCATTTTGCATAGGCGTGGGCTTGCCCTTACTGATCTTTGACGGGAGCATGACGGCAGTTTTATTGATATTGGTAGGGATGGCGCTGAGTGTGATCTTTTCAGCACTGGCGATATTAGGATCTGTGATGATGAGGGATAAGGCGAGAGGAATTGGGGTAGCGATCCTGTCCTGGTTTTATTTTTCGTTGTTATATGATGGTCTGGTACTGTTTCTCTTGTTCCAGTTCAGCGATTATCCGCTGGAGAAACCGGCAGTAGTAATGGGTGCTTTGAACCCGATAGATTTAGGTAGAATCATTGTTTTATTAAGATTGGATAGTTCAGCGATGATGGGGTATACAGGCGCGGTGTTTGCCTCATTTTTCGGAAGTGTGGGCGGTATGCTCACGGGATTTGTACTCTTGTTATTATGGATGGGTTGGCCGTTATGCTGGGCGCTGCGGCGATTTAATAGAAAAGACTTGTAA
- the ric gene encoding iron-sulfur cluster repair di-iron protein, with the protein MVRNNVITVGEMAGNDYRMADVFRGFGIDFCCGGGQTIAQAAAQGGIAEEELWKALETAELKAKQPGSDLGVLAPELLIEHILNTHHKYVKDALPVIWQFGQKVAGHHGDTHPELIDLRAAILREAEDLLDHLEKEEQILFPAIKQLVAGEKDMPYVKGTVEAMMKEHSSSGESLEEWRRLTNDYEVSQGACNSYRFLFEKLREFDTDLRQHIHLENNILFPKALALAQEA; encoded by the coding sequence ATGGTAAGAAATAATGTAATCACAGTCGGAGAAATGGCTGGAAATGACTATCGCATGGCCGATGTGTTCAGAGGTTTTGGTATAGATTTTTGTTGTGGTGGCGGCCAGACTATTGCGCAGGCGGCGGCACAGGGCGGAATCGCTGAAGAGGAATTGTGGAAAGCACTGGAAACTGCGGAATTAAAAGCAAAGCAACCGGGCAGTGACCTGGGTGTACTGGCACCTGAATTATTGATAGAGCATATCCTGAATACTCACCATAAATATGTAAAAGATGCATTGCCTGTGATCTGGCAGTTTGGCCAGAAGGTAGCAGGACACCATGGTGACACGCATCCTGAACTGATAGACCTGAGAGCCGCTATTCTGCGCGAGGCAGAAGACCTGCTGGATCACCTGGAAAAAGAAGAACAGATCCTGTTCCCTGCTATCAAGCAACTGGTGGCTGGAGAAAAGGACATGCCATACGTCAAAGGTACTGTAGAGGCGATGATGAAAGAACACAGTTCATCAGGTGAATCACTGGAAGAATGGCGCAGACTGACAAATGATTACGAGGTGTCGCAGGGAGCTTGTAATTCTTATAGATTCTTATTTGAAAAATTGCGGGAGTTCGATACAGACTTAAGACAACATATTCATTTAGAGAACAACATTTTATTCCCCAAGGCTTTGGCATTGGCACAGGAAGCTTAA
- a CDS encoding DeoR/GlpR family DNA-binding transcription regulator, producing the protein MIKEQRFDFILNELKVHEQVMYEQLALALDVSEDTIRRDIEHLYRNGLLSKIRGGAILLSKNPLTFHDRTAFLTEEKDIIALKAQQFVKNGNTIFMDGGTTICAISSRFPADIQLRVVTNNQALIEVLAKFKHIEIIGLGGVYDRNTATLTGGATCKEAEKYIADVYLMGTCGVDDKLGVTATWETDANVKRSMLGNARKVVALSNHGHLGHVEAFKVCGMRDVHALITNLDANHPDLNSFRNLGVQIV; encoded by the coding sequence ATGATCAAAGAACAAAGGTTCGATTTTATTTTGAATGAATTGAAGGTGCATGAGCAGGTGATGTATGAGCAATTAGCGCTGGCACTGGATGTATCAGAAGATACGATCAGGAGGGATATAGAACATTTGTACCGGAATGGTTTACTCTCAAAGATCCGGGGAGGTGCTATATTGCTTTCAAAGAATCCCCTGACGTTTCATGACAGGACAGCATTCCTGACCGAAGAAAAAGACATTATCGCCCTGAAAGCGCAGCAGTTTGTAAAAAACGGCAATACAATTTTCATGGATGGCGGAACGACTATCTGTGCAATTAGCAGCCGTTTTCCTGCTGATATCCAGTTACGGGTGGTGACGAATAACCAGGCTTTGATAGAAGTACTGGCAAAGTTTAAGCATATTGAGATCATTGGCCTGGGTGGCGTGTACGACCGGAATACAGCAACGCTTACAGGGGGCGCTACGTGTAAGGAGGCAGAGAAATACATTGCAGACGTGTATTTGATGGGTACCTGTGGCGTGGATGATAAACTGGGGGTGACTGCCACCTGGGAGACGGATGCCAATGTAAAACGATCGATGCTGGGCAATGCCCGGAAGGTAGTGGCATTGTCAAATCATGGACATTTAGGGCATGTGGAAGCGTTTAAAGTGTGCGGAATGCGGGATGTGCATGCATTGATCACTAACCTGGATGCGAACCATCCTGATTTGAATAGTTTTAGAAATTTAGGTGTACAGATTGTTTAA
- a CDS encoding gamma-glutamylcyclotransferase family protein, protein MNRLFVYGTLRPNEENAHILEAIGGTFKKGFIYGTHYTSGFGPDKHHPGVVLRGTNKVPGYIFYSESLATSWPSLDEFEGEGYYRVTVNVTLENGTEETAYIYTTDEK, encoded by the coding sequence ATGAATCGTCTATTTGTCTACGGTACCTTGCGGCCGAATGAAGAAAATGCGCACATTCTCGAAGCCATCGGTGGCACATTTAAAAAAGGCTTTATTTATGGCACTCATTACACCTCAGGTTTCGGGCCAGACAAACATCACCCGGGTGTAGTACTCAGGGGTACTAACAAAGTTCCCGGCTATATCTTTTACTCAGAAAGTCTTGCCACATCCTGGCCATCGCTGGATGAATTTGAAGGAGAAGGTTATTACCGGGTTACTGTCAATGTTACACTTGAAAACGGCACGGAAGAAACCGCATATATTTACACAACGGACGAGAAATAA
- a CDS encoding lysophospholipid acyltransferase family protein, with the protein MKKLIGYFLSPIHYIFFGGLLLIFHPIQWLCLKTGGYKAHKTSVDILNGLLSCTYMLLGSRARFVNNQALPGDRPIIFVANHQSMYDIPPLIWGLRKHHAKFVSKIELASGIPSISFNLKHGGAANIDRKDKKQSMGELLKLGSRMQEKNWSAVIFPEGTRSRNGEMKPFMTGGVSILLKKVPNALIVPVAINGSWKFFRHGKFPLSTFEKMSWTILAPIESAGRPAEEVLQEAENAVRKSIENQH; encoded by the coding sequence ATGAAGAAACTGATTGGATACTTTCTATCCCCCATTCATTACATATTTTTTGGTGGTCTCTTATTAATTTTCCACCCAATCCAATGGCTGTGTCTCAAAACAGGCGGCTATAAAGCCCATAAAACCTCCGTTGATATACTAAACGGACTGCTTTCCTGCACATATATGTTACTTGGCAGCCGGGCACGCTTTGTCAATAACCAGGCATTGCCGGGTGACCGCCCCATCATATTTGTGGCTAACCACCAGAGCATGTACGATATTCCACCCCTGATCTGGGGTTTGAGGAAACACCACGCCAAGTTCGTATCCAAAATAGAACTGGCCAGCGGTATTCCAAGTATCAGTTTTAACCTTAAACATGGGGGTGCGGCAAATATTGACCGTAAAGATAAAAAGCAATCCATGGGCGAGCTCCTCAAGCTCGGTAGCCGCATGCAGGAAAAGAACTGGTCTGCCGTGATCTTCCCGGAAGGTACCCGTAGCAGGAATGGCGAGATGAAACCATTTATGACCGGTGGCGTAAGCATCCTGCTCAAAAAAGTACCGAATGCCCTGATCGTTCCTGTCGCCATTAATGGCAGCTGGAAGTTCTTTAGGCACGGAAAATTCCCACTCAGCACCTTCGAAAAAATGAGCTGGACCATCCTCGCTCCGATCGAAAGCGCCGGCCGCCCCGCTGAAGAAGTCTTGCAGGAAGCAGAGAATGCTGTCAGAAAAAGTATTGAAAATCAACATTAA
- a CDS encoding prolyl-tRNA synthetase associated domain-containing protein, translating into MFYISEIQQTPPAEFRTPLQELVYTTLQNMQVPFERVDTDEAITMEDCILINEKLNVQIVKTLFLCNRQQTNFYLFVTTADKPFVTKDFSSAVGIPRVSFASVELLNTLLGTPVGGATIFGTLLDKENKVQVLIDKDVMNEEWYGCSDGTPRGYMKISRDWIINEFLQYTRHTPTFIQV; encoded by the coding sequence ATGTTTTATATCAGCGAAATACAACAGACACCCCCAGCCGAATTCCGAACACCACTGCAGGAACTGGTGTATACCACCCTGCAAAACATGCAGGTGCCGTTTGAACGGGTAGACACTGACGAAGCCATTACGATGGAAGATTGCATCCTGATCAATGAAAAGCTGAATGTGCAGATTGTGAAAACGCTCTTCCTTTGTAATCGGCAGCAGACAAATTTCTATCTCTTTGTGACCACTGCTGATAAGCCTTTCGTGACCAAAGATTTCAGCAGTGCAGTAGGGATTCCCCGCGTATCCTTTGCCTCAGTAGAATTATTAAACACGCTCCTGGGCACACCCGTAGGCGGTGCTACCATATTCGGCACCCTGCTGGACAAAGAAAATAAGGTGCAGGTACTGATTGATAAGGATGTAATGAATGAAGAATGGTATGGTTGCAGCGATGGTACCCCCAGGGGCTATATGAAAATAAGCAGGGATTGGATCATCAATGAATTCCTGCAATATACCCGGCACACACCTACATTTATACAGGTGTAA